A single window of Halobacillus naozhouensis DNA harbors:
- a CDS encoding tartrate dehydrogenase — MKKHEIAVIPGDGIGKEVVPPALEVLHTIAEVHGGLSFEFTEFPWSCDYYLEHGEMMPEDGIETLQNFEAIFLGAVGNPSIVPDHVSLWGLLLKIRRNFEQSINIRPAQYFKGLRSPLTNPNDFDLIVVRENSEGEYSEIGGRIHRNENEMAIQNAVFTRKGCESAMRYAFDLAERRNKHLTSATKSNGIFHTMPFWDSVFDVVKNDYPKVETNSSHIDALAAFFVSQPEKFDVIVASNLFGDILTDIGGAVMGSIGIAPAANINLNGQYPSMFEPVHGSAPDIYGKGIANPVGQIWTAKMMLDHFNEEELGEKLLDVIQEVIADDIKTADIGGKCTTDEVSTEICNRLRALK, encoded by the coding sequence ATGAAAAAACATGAAATTGCTGTTATCCCTGGAGATGGAATCGGTAAAGAAGTTGTTCCTCCTGCATTGGAAGTTCTACATACCATTGCTGAAGTGCATGGAGGATTATCATTTGAATTTACTGAGTTTCCTTGGAGTTGTGATTATTATTTAGAGCATGGTGAAATGATGCCTGAAGATGGTATTGAAACACTGCAAAACTTCGAAGCCATCTTTCTAGGAGCGGTCGGCAATCCTTCCATCGTCCCTGATCATGTATCACTATGGGGGCTGTTGTTAAAAATTAGGAGGAATTTTGAACAATCCATCAATATAAGACCAGCTCAATACTTTAAAGGTCTTCGCTCGCCTCTTACAAACCCTAATGATTTCGACCTCATTGTCGTAAGAGAGAATAGTGAGGGGGAGTATAGTGAAATTGGTGGACGGATCCACAGAAATGAAAATGAAATGGCGATACAAAATGCAGTATTTACTAGAAAAGGCTGCGAATCAGCGATGCGGTATGCCTTTGATTTAGCTGAAAGAAGGAATAAACATCTGACAAGTGCTACAAAATCTAACGGAATCTTTCATACCATGCCGTTTTGGGATTCTGTATTCGATGTTGTAAAGAATGATTATCCGAAAGTTGAAACAAATTCTTCCCATATTGATGCTCTTGCCGCCTTTTTTGTAAGTCAACCAGAAAAGTTTGACGTCATTGTGGCAAGTAACCTATTTGGTGATATTTTAACGGATATAGGCGGTGCTGTTATGGGGAGTATTGGCATCGCACCCGCTGCAAATATCAATTTAAATGGTCAATACCCTTCCATGTTTGAACCCGTCCATGGTTCTGCACCTGATATTTATGGAAAGGGGATTGCTAATCCAGTCGGGCAAATATGGACCGCCAAAATGATGCTAGATCATTTTAACGAAGAAGAACTTGGTGAAAAGCTATTAGATGTCATTCAAGAAGTGATAGCTGACGATATAAAGACAGCTGACATTGGCGGGAAGTGTACTACTGATGAAGTTTCTACCGAGATTTGCAATAGACTTAGGGCCCTCAAATAA